A portion of the Gigantopelta aegis isolate Gae_Host chromosome 10, Gae_host_genome, whole genome shotgun sequence genome contains these proteins:
- the LOC121384710 gene encoding sideroflexin-5-like isoform X2 — protein MATQQEYPPFSLDKPRFDQSTFSGRLKHFLNVIDPRTLLTTQSQLEAAIKLLDDYKAGTVPPGVSDAQLWEALKIKQSIIHPDTGKKIFMPFRMSGFVPFGSPIVVGLLLPNQSFGQMIFWQWLNQSHNACVNYANRNASKETPMSRFFMGYFGAVTSAVSIAIGLSVLVKRAKNFSPATKMLIQKFVPFPAVATASTCNVLLMRNYELSEGIEVFDKNKQTVGTSRIAAKQALFETAVTRAVLPAPVLILVPIVLSVLNKLSEIQQLHGHSFQLPS, from the exons agTACATTTTCAGGAAGGCTGAAACATTTCCTTAATGTTATTGATCCAAGAACTCTGCTAACAACACAG TCCCAGCTGGAGGCTGCGATAAAGCTGCTGGATGACTACAAGGCTGGAACCGTGCCACCGGGTGTCTCGGACGCGCAGTTGTGGGAGGCGCTGAAAATCAAGCAG TCTATAATTCATCCTGATACTGGAAAAAAGATCTTTATGCCATTTAGAATGtcag GTTTTGTTCCATTTGGATCTCCTATT gtAGTTGGACTGTTGCTGCCAAATCAATCTTTTGGTCAAATGATCTTCTGGCAGTGGTTGAATCAAAGTCACAACGCATGTGTCAACTATGCAAACAGGAATGCTTCAAAA GAGACTCCCATGAGTCGATTTTTTATGGGCTATTTTGGAGCTGTTACAAGTGCTGTGTCCATTGCT ATTGGTCTTAGTGTTTTGGTCAAACGAGCCAAGAATTTCAGCCCAGCAACAAAGATGTTGATACAAAAGTTTGTGCCTTTTCCAGCTGTCG CAACGGCCAGCACATGCAATGTACTACTGATGCGAAATTATGAGCTCTCTGAGGGCATTGAGGTTTtcgacaaaaataaacaaactgttgGAACATCACGCATAGCTGCCAAGCAG GCTCTGTTTGAGACAGCAGTGACACGCGCCGTGCTTCCCGCACCAGTTCTAATCTTGGTGCCCATTGTACTGAGTGTGTTAAATAA gCTCTCCGAGATACAGCAGTTACACGGGCATTCCTTCCAGCTCCCATCCTGA
- the LOC121384710 gene encoding sideroflexin-5-like isoform X1: protein MATQQEYPPFSLDKPRFDQSTFSGRLKHFLNVIDPRTLLTTQSQLEAAIKLLDDYKAGTVPPGVSDAQLWEALKIKQSIIHPDTGKKIFMPFRMSGFVPFGSPIVVGLLLPNQSFGQMIFWQWLNQSHNACVNYANRNASKETPMSRFFMGYFGAVTSAVSIAIGLSVLVKRAKNFSPATKMLIQKFVPFPAVATASTCNVLLMRNYELSEGIEVFDKNKQTVGTSRIAAKQALRDTAVTRAFLPAPILIIPSVVMTLLEKTRFLKTYPKMHLPCNALACTAAFGLALPVAIALFPQISEIETEKLEEEIQAATSEKVLFYNKGL, encoded by the exons agTACATTTTCAGGAAGGCTGAAACATTTCCTTAATGTTATTGATCCAAGAACTCTGCTAACAACACAG TCCCAGCTGGAGGCTGCGATAAAGCTGCTGGATGACTACAAGGCTGGAACCGTGCCACCGGGTGTCTCGGACGCGCAGTTGTGGGAGGCGCTGAAAATCAAGCAG TCTATAATTCATCCTGATACTGGAAAAAAGATCTTTATGCCATTTAGAATGtcag GTTTTGTTCCATTTGGATCTCCTATT gtAGTTGGACTGTTGCTGCCAAATCAATCTTTTGGTCAAATGATCTTCTGGCAGTGGTTGAATCAAAGTCACAACGCATGTGTCAACTATGCAAACAGGAATGCTTCAAAA GAGACTCCCATGAGTCGATTTTTTATGGGCTATTTTGGAGCTGTTACAAGTGCTGTGTCCATTGCT ATTGGTCTTAGTGTTTTGGTCAAACGAGCCAAGAATTTCAGCCCAGCAACAAAGATGTTGATACAAAAGTTTGTGCCTTTTCCAGCTGTCG CAACGGCCAGCACATGCAATGTACTACTGATGCGAAATTATGAGCTCTCTGAGGGCATTGAGGTTTtcgacaaaaataaacaaactgttgGAACATCACGCATAGCTGCCAAGCAG gCTCTCCGAGATACAGCAGTTACACGGGCATTCCTTCCAGCTCCCATCCTGATTATTCCATCcgttgttatgacattattGGAAAA AACTCGGTTCTTAAAGACCTATCCGAAGATGCATTTGCCATGTAATGCGTTGGCATGTACTGCTGCATTCGGTCTAGCTCTTCCTGTTGCCATTGCGCTATTTCCACAGATTTCTGAG attgAAACTGAAAAGCTAGAAGAGGAAATTCAGGCGGCAACATCAGAAAAAGTGTTGTTTTACAACAAAGGACTTTAA